The Candidatus Methylacidiphilales bacterium genome includes the window CACCCTTGGAGTTAAGTCCGGATCAACTCGCTCTCGCCGGCACCGATCTGGCCCGGGTGCTGTCCCAGCGGGTGGCCTGGCACCACAGCGGCATGACCTACACCCAGCGCGCCGGACTGGTTGAACCCCTGGCCAAAGCCGGACAATTGCGCGCGGTCGTCTCCACCCTCGGCCTCGGCTCCGGCATCAACTTTTCCCTCCGGTCCGTCCTCATCACCCAGGGGACCTACCATCAGGACGGCGTCCCCCGCGACATTCCTCCCCAGGACATCCTGCAAATGGCAGGCCGGGCCGGACGCCGGGGAAAGGACGAAATCGGTTACTTCATCGCCACCCGCAACGCCCCACGTCTCGGCCAGGGGCGGGCCATGCCCCTCAAACGCGCCCCCGCCCTCCCCTGGGCCGTCCTCCTCCGCTCGATCGGTTCCGCCGACGACCCACGCCAGGAATCCCTCCGCTGGGCCGGTCGCTTTTTCGCCCGTGAACCGCTGCGACTGGGCTGCGAACAAACCCTCGGCGACGATCCCTCCCAACTGCCCTGCCGCCTGGCCACCGACACCGCTCGGGCCCGTCTGGTCCGTCGTTCCAAGCGTCCCTTCAAGCCTTGCCGCACCTGTCCCCAAAGGTCCCAGTGCCTGCAACTACCACCCGGTCCCACCCTCCTCTGGCAATGGACCCGTGCCGGTTTGCTCAACAAATCCCTCCGCCTGACTCCGCGCGGGGCCATCGTCTCCTCCTTCCTCGGCCCCGAGGGACTGGCTCTGGCCGCCATTGTCGAAGATCCCAACTACGAGCCCGCCGAGGCCATCCTCGATCTGATCAATCTCTTTGCCGGCGACCGCTTCGCCGGAGCCGAACCCCGCTGGGCCGGACCCCTGGCCCGGAGCTGTCAGAAAATCTACGGCAACCTGCAAATCGACGGCTACCTCGAGAGTGGTGTCCCGCCCACCTATGGCTTCGGGGCCTGCCAGATCCTGCGCGATCTCCTCAACCGCCAGCAACGCAAGGCCCAGCTCGCCGGGGAACACGCCGGGGTGGGTGACATCGACCGTCTGCTGATCGAATGGCGCAGCCTCCTGCGCCAGATCCTCGCCGCCCCGCCTGTGGAACTCCCACGATGGAACGAACTCCGCGAACAGGCGGGCCACTGGCTGGAATTGTCACCCGCCCCTCCCCCCGTGGAACTCCCCCCGCTCACGGCCTCGCAAACCGGTCCCGTCAATCACCGCATCCGCTGGGGCTGAATCCTCCCGCGATTATTCGGGTGGCGAATGTCCCCATAAGCAGGAAGCTTGGGGCGGAATGGTATTGGCGGGGAAGTCCTGATGGGGCATTCTATCATCGCCTTCATGGCCCGACTATCTCATCCGGTTGTTTTCCGCCCCCGGCTTTTGGAACTTTTCCAGAAGAACGGACCGCGCCCTTCACTATCGAAGGAAATCCTTGCCGGCATGACGGTCGGCCTGATCGCCCTGCCCCTGGCCCTCGCCCTCGGCATCGCCAGCATCCCCCCGGGCGTCACCACCCCACTGCCCGCCCCGGCCCTCGGCATCTTCACCGCCATCATCGCGGGCCTGCTCATCAGTGCCCTCGGAGGCAGCCGGGTGCAAATTGGCGGCCCCACGGCCGCATTCGTGCCCATCATCCTCCTCATTGTCCAGGAACACGGCTACGCCGGGCTCTTGATGGCCACGATGATGGCCGGGATCATCCTCATCCTCATGGGTCTGGCCCGCATGGGCACGTTGATCAAATTCATCCCCTGGCCGGTGACCAGCGGATTCACCACCGGCATCGCCGTGGCCATCATGCTGACCCAGGTGCCCGATTTCGCGGGCCTGGACACCGCGGGCGGCATCCCACGCGAATTTGAAGCCAAGATCCCCTGGTTCTGGCAACACCTGCCCTCGCTGGACACCCGCACACTCGTGCTGGCCGTGACTTGCACGGCCGTGATCTTCCTCTGGCCCCGCCTCAAATTCCCCCGCGTCCCGGGATCCATCGTGGCCATGGTCGCCGCCACCCTCTTCGTCTCCCTGACGGGATGGGACGTGGCCACGGTCGGAAGCAAGTTCGGTCCGCACGCCATCCCCTCGGGCCTGCCCTTTCCGGCCCTGCCGGAATTCCACTGGGATCTGGTACGCAGCCTTCTCGGTCCCGCCACCGCCATCGCCCTCCTCGGGGCCATCGAATCCCTCCTGTCCGCTGTGGTGGCCGATGGGCTCACCGGCGACCGTCATGACAGCAACACCGAGTTGATCGCGCAGGGTCTGGCCAACCTTGTCTGCCCGTTCTTCGGCGGTCTGCCGGCCACCGGAGCCATCGCCCGCACTTCGGCCAACGTCAACAATGGCGGCAAGACCCCTCTGGCGGGCATGGTCCATGCCCTAACCCTGTTGGGCGTCATCCTGCTGGCCTCCAAATGGGCCGCCTACATCCCCATGGCCGCCATGTCGGCCGTGCTCGTCACCGTGGCCCTGCGCATGGGGGAATGGCATGAACTGACCCGCGTGAGGAAGATGCCGGCCAGCGACGCCCTGGTGCTCTTCACCACCTTCGGCTTGACCGTGGTTTTCGACCTGGTGGTGGCGGTGGAGGTCGGCATGGTCCTGGCCGCCATCCTCTACATCAAACGGGTGTCGGAGACGACCGAGGTCAGCCGCGTGACGGGCGATGATGAATTGGAAAGTCCCGAGCAAATGGCCCAGGGCAAGGAGATCCCTCCCGGGGTGCTGGTTTACCGCATTTTCGGCCCCTTCCTCTTTGGCGCGGCAGAGAAGATGGAAGACGCCCTGGCCAGCGTGGACGAGTGGCCCCGGGTGCTGGTGCTGCGGCTGCATCTGGTCTCGGCCATGGACGCCACCGGACTCAACGCCCTGGAAAGCATCGTCGAACGCCTGAAGCAACGCGGGGGCACGGTCATCCTCAGTGGCATCCACCGCCAACCGCTCGAATTGTTGCGCAAAGCCGGCTTCATCACCGTCATCGGCCGGGAAAACTTCTGCGCCACCTTCGACGACGCCCTCCAACGTGCCCGCGAAATCGTGGGGCCTCCCACCGCCCAGGACTGATTTTTTTCCTATCGTATTCGAGCCCGGACTTCCGCGTCGTCCACCACCCCCTCACCGAACTCCCCCCAAAAACAACGCCACTCCTTGACACCGTCTTGTATTTGGTTAATTTGCCAAATATACAAATGAAGTCCGCAGGCAACAAGTCGGCCCGGAAAACGAGATTGTCGCATGATCTCAACGGAGCGCGGGCGGCGGTGGTCAAGGCCCTGGCCCACCCCTCGCGCATGCTCATCGCCGACGCCCTGGTGCGCGGGGAGAAGACGGTTTGTGAACTGACAGGTCTGGTCGGTTCGGATATTTCCACTGTATCAAAACACCTCGCGTTGATGAAGGACGCGGGTTTGGTCGTGAGCGACAAACGCGGACTGAATAGTTTCTACCGTCTGACCTGTCCCTGTCTGGGCGATTTCTTCTGCTGCATCGATTCGATGGCCCGCAGCCGTGCCCGCAAACTCACCGCAGCACTCGAAGCCTGAAGCAATCTGTTTATTTTCCATGAAACCCCATCGCGTTCTCATCCTTTGCACCGGAAATTCCTGCCGCAGCCACATGGCCGAGGGCATTCTTCGCCACGAGGCGGGAGATCTTTTGGAAGTACACAGCGCCGGCTCCAAGCCAGCGGGCTATGTCCATCCCAAGGCCATCCAAGTTCTTTCGGAAATCGGGATTGATCTCTCCTCCCACACATCCAAGCACATGAACGACTTTCTTGACCGGGAGATCCACACCGTGATCACGGTCTGTGGAAACGCCGACCAAGCCTGCCCGATTTATCCCGGACAAGTCGAACGGCACCACTGGGGATTCGACGATCCCGCCCATGCGACCGGGAGCGAGGAGGAAATTCTGGGAGAATTCCGCCGGGTGCGGGATGAAATCCGGCGGGTTTTTGCAGCCTATGCCGCAGGTTGGAAGGCCGCCCGACGGCGGTATGGAGCGACTTCCGACTGATTCCGCACGCGAAAGCGGGAGGTCAGATTTTCGACTGGCCCGAGGCGCCGCGGTGGCGGATGTCCTGCGCAGTGTAAAGGTAGACCACATCCTGGGCCAGGTTCTTGGCATAGTCGCCCACACGCTCAAGGCTGCGCGAAACAAACATGAGGTGGAGGCAGGCGGGAATGTGGGCCGGGTCGGCCACCATGGCCGAGTAGAGGGCCGCCTCGTTGGCCTTATTGATGGCGTCCACTTCCTTGTCCCGACCGACCAAGGCCCGGGCACTGTCGGGATCGACGTCGACAAAGGCGACAATCGCCTCCCGCATCATGGCCAGGACCAGATTGGCCAGTTTGGCGATCTCGAGGTTGACCGGAGGCTCGGGCAGGACGTTGAGCAGACGGGCCCGGCGGGCGATGGTCACCGCCTGGTCGGCGATACTCTCCAAGCTCTCGCACATCTTGGACGACATGATGGCCAGACGGCAGGTGGTGGCCATGGGGCCGTGGGTGGAAACATAGGTCACCACCAATTCATCGATTTCTATTTCCAAGCGGTCGATGACCGCGTCCTCGGATTCAACCAAATCGGCCTTGCCATCGTCGCGCGTCAGGAAAGCCTGGAGCGCGATGTTCAGATTTCGGTCGGTCAGGCTGGCCATCATCAGGAGATGGTCCTTGATGCGGAGGAGGGGACCGCGGAAGATGCCGCGGTTGTGTTCCAGTCGTTCGTTAATGGCCGCAGGGCGCTCGCCTGACGGCTGTGGTTGTTCGGGGGCGATCATCCGAAGCGGCCTGTGATGTAATCCTCGGTCTGCTGGTGGGCCGGGTTGGTGAAGATCTTCTCCTTCTGGTCGAACTCGATGAGCTTGCCGAGGTAGAAGAACGCGGTGTAATCGGAGCAACGGCCGGCCTGCTGCATGTTGTGGGTGACGATGACGATGGTGTAATCGCGCTTCAATTCGGCGATGAGATCCTCGACCTTGGCGGTGGCAATGGGATCTAGGGCGGAGCAGGGCTCGTCCATGAGGATGATATCGGGCTCGACGGCGATGGCACGGGCGATGCAGAGACGTTGCATCTGGCCGCCGGAGAGTCCGAGGGCGCTGTCCTGGAGGCGGTCCTTGACCTCGTCCCAAAGTGCGGCCCCGCGGAGGGCGCGTTCGACCACTTCGTCGAGGATGCCCCGGTCCTTGATGCCCTGCAGGCGGAGACCAAAGACGATGTTCTCGTAGATGGACTTGGGGAAGGGATTGGATTTTTGGAAGACCATGCCGACGCGTTTGCGCAACTCTATGACGTCGACTCCGGGGGAGTTGATGTCGACACCGGCAATCTTGATCGCGCCGGCCGTGATGCGGGCGCCGTCGATGAGGTCGTTCATACGGTTGAAACAACGCAAAAGGGTGGATTTGCCGCAACCAGAGGGACCGATGAAGGCGGTGACCATGCCCTTGGGGATTTCCAGGCTGATGTCGGTGAGCGCTTCCTTATTGGCGTATTTGAAGCCCAGAGACTCGACGGAGATGGCGGATTCGACTCCGTTCACGGTTTCATAGGCGCCGAGGGTGCCGGCGTAGGAGGCTCGGGTCTGTTCGGGGTAATCGCTCATACGGTTCATGGACATGGTGATGGTTCAGTGAGATGGGTAAGAATAAGGATAAGGACAGGAACAGGAGGGGTCTACCATTTGTATTTGCCCCGGACCTTGATACGGAGGACAACCGAGGCCAGGGCGATGATCATGACGAGGAAGAGGAAAACGAAGGCGGCGGCGTACTGCACCTTGGCGGTGTATTCGTTCTGCGGCACGCGGGCACTGACCACGAAGATGTGGTAGGGCAGGGCCATGACACCGTTGAAGAAGAAATCCGTCGCCTTCTGTACTTCCCAGGGGAGTTTGTCGCGGACGACGAAGGCGGCAGTGAACATGATGGGGGCGGTTTCCCCGGCCACGCGGGCGATACCAAGGACGGAGGAGGTCAGGATACCGGGGAGGGCGTAGGGCAGGACGTTCTGGCGGATGGTCTGCCACTTGGTGGCACCGAGAGCCAGGGACCCTTCACGGAAGCCCTGGGGGACGGCCCGGAGGGATTCCTCGGAGGCGGTGATGATGACGGGGAGTACCATGAAGGCCAGGGTGAACCAACCGGCCATGAGGGAAACGTTCCAGTTGAAGAAAATCACGAACATGGCGTAGCCGAACATGCCGAAAACAATCGAGGGCACCCCGGCGAGGTTCATGATGGCCAAGCGGAGCAATTCGATGACGCGGCCGCGGTTGCTGTATTCGCTCAGGTAGATGGCACTGAGGATGCCGAGCACCATGGCGATGGTCATGGAGCCGACGACCAAGAGGACGGTGCCGACGATGCAGGGGAAAATCCCCCCGGCGGCATACACATAGGTGGTGTGATTGGCGATGGTGGCCTCGGGGTGGTCCTTGGTGAAGGCACGGTAGGCGCGGTCGCCCAGTTCCTGAACGGTGCCATCGTTGAACTTGAGGATATGGAGGGTCTCCGGGCTTTCGGTCAGGAACTTGATGTTGATGAAGGGGAACTCCGGCACGATCATTTCGCGCCCGCCCTTGATCGTGATGTCGAGGAAGATATAGGTGGCGGCGGCCAGGACCAGATAGGTACCCAAGCGCAACACCCATTTGGCCAGAGTTTCGCGGATTTTGGCCGAGGTGAGGCGGGATTGGAATATGGTGGGGTCGGCTGTGGAATTCATGGTGGATTCAGCCGACGCTGATGCGGTAGCGCTTGACGATCAATTGGGCGACGTAGTTGATGGCCAAGGATATGAGGAAAAGCATGATGGCGAGCATGAAGAGGGCGCGGTATTGCAGCACCCCCTTGGGCACCTCGGGGACTTCCTGGGCAATGATGCCGGTCATGGTGTGCACCGGGAGAAAGAGCGCGCCCAAGCCCTGGGTGAAATCGGGGATCTGGATGCGATTGCCCGCGCACATCAGCACGACCATGGTTTCGCCGATCACCCGGCCGAAGCCCAGAAGGACCGCAGAGATGATCCCGGAGAGAGCGGCGGGCACAATGATGCGGACGATGGTCTGGAGGCGGTTGGCCCCCAGGGCGTAGGAGGCTTCTTTGAAGGCCCGGGGGACGTTGTTGAGTGCGTCTTCGGATAGGGTGAAGATGGTCGGCACGGCCATGAGGGCGAGCAGCAACCCGGCGGTCATGATGTTGAGTCGTTCGGAAATCGGGAAAAAGGGCACCCATTTGACCAGCGGAGCCAGGACGCTGTGAAAAATCCCCAGAAGCCCATGGGTCCAAGAGGGCCAGGTCGCCAAAACGGACTCCGTCAACGGCGCGCCCTGCGTGAGCCAGCGGATGGTTTCACCAAGTACAGCGATGCCGAAGAAACCGAGCAC containing:
- the pstA gene encoding phosphate ABC transporter permease PstA, with the translated sequence MNSTADPTIFQSRLTSAKIRETLAKWVLRLGTYLVLAAATYIFLDITIKGGREMIVPEFPFINIKFLTESPETLHILKFNDGTVQELGDRAYRAFTKDHPEATIANHTTYVYAAGGIFPCIVGTVLLVVGSMTIAMVLGILSAIYLSEYSNRGRVIELLRLAIMNLAGVPSIVFGMFGYAMFVIFFNWNVSLMAGWFTLAFMVLPVIITASEESLRAVPQGFREGSLALGATKWQTIRQNVLPYALPGILTSSVLGIARVAGETAPIMFTAAFVVRDKLPWEVQKATDFFFNGVMALPYHIFVVSARVPQNEYTAKVQYAAAFVFLFLVMIIALASVVLRIKVRGKYKW
- a CDS encoding DEAD/DEAH box helicase yields the protein MFEILNRLVLPDTWQAEAIQHARSGRDVVLDAPTGAGKTFVVEKLVDSGTYSRQVIYTAPTRALANDKFAEWKRKGWRVGITTGDLTLDPDSPVLVGTLEAVQRRALDAPPDLLVLDEYQWLAHPERGNHYEGLLMALPTRVRLLLLSGSVANPGEVTAWLRRLGRAAETVSHRERPVPLEEVDGDALAKRVPSGIEGFWARCLTGALRDDLGPVLVFAPHRKDAEKIARGLARELPPCTPLELSPDQLALAGTDLARVLSQRVAWHHSGMTYTQRAGLVEPLAKAGQLRAVVSTLGLGSGINFSLRSVLITQGTYHQDGVPRDIPPQDILQMAGRAGRRGKDEIGYFIATRNAPRLGQGRAMPLKRAPALPWAVLLRSIGSADDPRQESLRWAGRFFAREPLRLGCEQTLGDDPSQLPCRLATDTARARLVRRSKRPFKPCRTCPQRSQCLQLPPGPTLLWQWTRAGLLNKSLRLTPRGAIVSSFLGPEGLALAAIVEDPNYEPAEAILDLINLFAGDRFAGAEPRWAGPLARSCQKIYGNLQIDGYLESGVPPTYGFGACQILRDLLNRQQRKAQLAGEHAGVGDIDRLLIEWRSLLRQILAAPPVELPRWNELREQAGHWLELSPAPPPVELPPLTASQTGPVNHRIRWG
- a CDS encoding metalloregulator ArsR/SmtB family transcription factor yields the protein MKSAGNKSARKTRLSHDLNGARAAVVKALAHPSRMLIADALVRGEKTVCELTGLVGSDISTVSKHLALMKDAGLVVSDKRGLNSFYRLTCPCLGDFFCCIDSMARSRARKLTAALEA
- a CDS encoding SulP family inorganic anion transporter — protein: MARLSHPVVFRPRLLELFQKNGPRPSLSKEILAGMTVGLIALPLALALGIASIPPGVTTPLPAPALGIFTAIIAGLLISALGGSRVQIGGPTAAFVPIILLIVQEHGYAGLLMATMMAGIILILMGLARMGTLIKFIPWPVTSGFTTGIAVAIMLTQVPDFAGLDTAGGIPREFEAKIPWFWQHLPSLDTRTLVLAVTCTAVIFLWPRLKFPRVPGSIVAMVAATLFVSLTGWDVATVGSKFGPHAIPSGLPFPALPEFHWDLVRSLLGPATAIALLGAIESLLSAVVADGLTGDRHDSNTELIAQGLANLVCPFFGGLPATGAIARTSANVNNGGKTPLAGMVHALTLLGVILLASKWAAYIPMAAMSAVLVTVALRMGEWHELTRVRKMPASDALVLFTTFGLTVVFDLVVAVEVGMVLAAILYIKRVSETTEVSRVTGDDELESPEQMAQGKEIPPGVLVYRIFGPFLFGAAEKMEDALASVDEWPRVLVLRLHLVSAMDATGLNALESIVERLKQRGGTVILSGIHRQPLELLRKAGFITVIGRENFCATFDDALQRAREIVGPPTAQD
- the phoU gene encoding phosphate signaling complex protein PhoU, with the translated sequence MIAPEQPQPSGERPAAINERLEHNRGIFRGPLLRIKDHLLMMASLTDRNLNIALQAFLTRDDGKADLVESEDAVIDRLEIEIDELVVTYVSTHGPMATTCRLAIMSSKMCESLESIADQAVTIARRARLLNVLPEPPVNLEIAKLANLVLAMMREAIVAFVDVDPDSARALVGRDKEVDAINKANEAALYSAMVADPAHIPACLHLMFVSRSLERVGDYAKNLAQDVVYLYTAQDIRHRGASGQSKI
- a CDS encoding arsenate reductase ArsC — encoded protein: MKPHRVLILCTGNSCRSHMAEGILRHEAGDLLEVHSAGSKPAGYVHPKAIQVLSEIGIDLSSHTSKHMNDFLDREIHTVITVCGNADQACPIYPGQVERHHWGFDDPAHATGSEEEILGEFRRVRDEIRRVFAAYAAGWKAARRRYGATSD
- the pstB gene encoding phosphate ABC transporter ATP-binding protein PstB — translated: MSMNRMSDYPEQTRASYAGTLGAYETVNGVESAISVESLGFKYANKEALTDISLEIPKGMVTAFIGPSGCGKSTLLRCFNRMNDLIDGARITAGAIKIAGVDINSPGVDVIELRKRVGMVFQKSNPFPKSIYENIVFGLRLQGIKDRGILDEVVERALRGAALWDEVKDRLQDSALGLSGGQMQRLCIARAIAVEPDIILMDEPCSALDPIATAKVEDLIAELKRDYTIVIVTHNMQQAGRCSDYTAFFYLGKLIEFDQKEKIFTNPAHQQTEDYITGRFG